The following coding sequences are from one Musa acuminata AAA Group cultivar baxijiao chromosome BXJ1-6, Cavendish_Baxijiao_AAA, whole genome shotgun sequence window:
- the LOC103987363 gene encoding tRNA(adenine(34)) deaminase, chloroplastic-like, which translates to MRVGLNVVPPDHQKRRHPLSFRLGSTSLSSLPGDDRAPSVTVTLTPPPKPSGSLTVRPIFYLPHRAAAPVPMYCGYAAATLALRAKPSLSHSHRLALLDDGGGDELFLRGISINPRFLLYGYYLRQSSLVYWSPLRTFLAGHGGIHCCRVSLRDDEPCAPRMSAKRGGCTNCCCCRSSQRRFQMIVECCCRESFGSRMRENDADHDEFDHPRRYAKREFEIRSDADGTVRSLRARRDGSSSVCPSCGHENGASWGRKVGRESSRSSTDKKGYVGKKANSGVRKVRGVWNVDYVSSEESDYTERDYNLRASTSGKVSSRKTEGRETKLIASSHREKEYHHLEDEDEVKNRGSWEGSQKFTRISEIDNNVDVASGSKNMADLKVDMDKRCTSSVKQQGEVDQRMVKRDKQELNKRIQRGASWSVSAHGRSGEDYHQRQNIVGLQSREGSQTFVTVSDVHGDDTLMASRSKNFVDKSKVGMVESSSSTLKQQGQVDKRVVRQAELRTDVSDGYVHNEDQVAMQRESREGSQKIVRISEVHEDSAERISSVENIHDTGKMDKEHSSTSTLKQHAAVDQLAFQSHGSREHLQNLRQMKELHRSNIQLGSNIERRHEEVQVKNRDDKLVSVHMARDKKGQVDQKIIDQKAHSEQFENFLDVSRLQQCGTENASSSHGLLQSRVDDENCSTSTVSLFHQVGKHQNQSENQYTHQSSLRRESGKNTYASELSKKDGGRMSTAQVIYRTHMQNELDDRRYSSKRESKQDFGISEYSVTDIQSDSDSQETSNMRVRNQLESSSLLLVQDEQKRHSQQTNQEITSARDLDSGSSSLYTHIQQPNNHTSQDEMYLVKSDALDSAGRLESSSAVFVDEFVDKLRQETSSYKMSSGTQTEGTQSKDSQATTSIQSCRLDATTKDEEDKYKQEGSRRSSSRYGTGGLSDEMWNVRSPTSQEYNRTEEPGEDGSSARVADSTNAAPTLERTVARRSSKSLWAHIADIIRMGWANRAESHTSMQKSGKRSSSEGSEAWFSGQDASDDENNVNGRSSALKQLLPVGGPTDQVHETHSSISQGSLKAPDVIAMQLGSSASSSLGIKGDYTSTSASTDLRPEEVTLTENEKGTEGLPSSAIAVDQLLTGVAPSVTIDEGIAYTGNLAIPVSGYMKLEEDTIRKEPTEADKTVGMDGELKNRKLQRNKQVLRETFEEWEEAYRLESEQRKTDEFFMREALVEAQKAADIWEVPVGAVLVQNGKIIARGYNLVEERRDATAHAEMICIREASNLLRTWRLAETTLYVTLEPCPMCAGAILQARIDTVVWGAPNKLLGADGSWVRLFPGDNGGSNSSDPSNQKAGPVHPFHPDIRIRRGVLTTECSEVLRQFFQLRRKKKKQDSPPHSCLPVPNRPMKLFAKMHNIFSIMFRL; encoded by the exons ATGCG AGTTGGCCTTAACGTGGTCCCGCCGGACCACCAGAAACGTCGTCATCCCCTTTCGTTTCGCCTCGGCTCCACCTCTCTTTCTTCGCTCCCTGGAGATGACCGTGCCCCTTCGGTGACGGTGACCTTAACTCCGCCGCCCAAGCCGTCGGGTTCCCTCACGGTACGCCCCATCTTCTATCTGCCGCATCGGGCCGCCGCCCCCGTCCCCATGTACTGCGGCTACGCTGCCGCCACCCTCGCCCTGAGGGCAAAACCATCCCTTTCCCACTCCCATCGTCTCGCCCTCCTCGACGATGGGGGCGGCGACGAACTCTTCCTCCGTGGGATCTCCATAAACCCTAGGTTCCTGCTCTATGGCTACTACTTGAGGCAGTCCAGTTTGGTCTACTGGTCGCCTCTGAGAACCTTCCTTGCCGGCCATGGGGGGATCCACTGCTGCCGGGTGAGCCTCCGCGACGACGAGCCGTGCGCTCCCAGGATGTCAGCGAAGCGAGGAGGATGCACGAATTGTTGTTGCTGTCGGAGCTCCCAACGGAGGTTTCAAATGATCGTGGAGTGCTGCTGTAGAGAAAGCTTCGGCAGCAGGATGAGGGAAAATGACGCGGATCACGATGAATTTGACCATCCGAGAAGGTATGCGAAGAGGGAGTTTGAAATTAGGTCGGATGCTGACGGAACGGTGCGATCGTTGAGAGCGAGGAGAGATGGATCGAGCTCAGTTTGCCCCTCGTGTGGGCATGAGAATGGGGCGAGCTGGGGGAGAAAGGTTGGTCGTGAATCATCACGGAGTTCTACTGACAAGAAGGGTTATGTTGGCAAGAAAGCCAATTCTGGGGTGAGAAAGGTTCGAGGAGTGTGGAACGTTGACTATGTTTCAAGTGAAGAATCAGATTATACGGAGAGGGATTATAATTTGAGGGCCTCAACCTCGGGGAAGGTCTCTAGTAGGAAAACCGAGGGTAGAGAGACCAAATTAATTGCTTCATCTCATCGAGAAAAAGAGTATCACCATTTGGAAGACGAAGACGAGGTCAAGAATAGAGGGTCATGGGAAGGATCTCAAAAGTTTACAAGAATTTCTGAGATAGACAACAATGTGGATGTGGCTTCCGGTTCAAAGAACATGGCTGATCTAAAGGTGGACATGGACAAGCGTTGCACTTCATCAGTGAAGCAGCAAGGTGAAGTAGACCAGCGAATGGTTAAGCGAGATAAACAGGAACTCAACAAAAGAATCCAAAGAGGTGCTTCATGGAGTGTTTCAGCTCACGGTAGGAGTGGTGAAGATTACCATCAAAGGCAAAACATTGTGGGGTTGCAGTCCAGGGAAGGATCACAGACATTTGTTACAGTATCTGATGTACATGGGGATGATACACTGATGGCATCCAGATCTAAGAACTTTGTTGACAAAAGCAAGGTTGGTATGGTGGAAAGTTCATCATCTACACTGAAGCAGCAGGGCCAAGTAGACAAAAGAGTGGTTAGACAAGCTGAATTGAGAACTGATGTCAGTGACGGATATGTTCATAATGAGGATCAGGTTGCTATGCAAAGGGAATCTAGGGAAGGATCCCAAAAAATTGTTAGGATATCTGAGGTACATGAGGACAGTGCTGAGAGGATCTCCAGTGTGGAGAACATTCATGACACTGGGAAGATGGACAAGGAACACTCTTCTACGTCAACCCTGAAGCAGCATGCTGCAGTAGATCAGCTAGCATTTCAAAGCCATGGATCGAGAGAACATTTACAAAATCTTAGACAGATGAAAGAGCTTCATAGAAGCAACATCCAGTTGGGCTCAAACATAGAAAGGCGACATGAGGAAGTGCAGGTGAAAAACAGAGATGATAAATTAGTTTCAGTTCACATGGCGAGAGATAAGAAAGGCCAAGTTGACCAAAAGATTATCGACCAAAAGGCACACAGTGAGCAGTTTGaaaattttcttgatgtttctagACTTCAACAATGTGGGACCGAGAATGCCAGCAGCTCTCATGGCCTTCtgcaatcgagagtggatgatgaaAACTGTTCCACGTCAACTGTGAGTTTGTTCCATCAAGTGGGGAAGCACCAAAACCAATCAGAAAACCAATATACTCATCAATCCAGTCTAAGAAGAGAATCTGGAAAGAACACGTATGCTTCCGAGTTGTCAAAAAAAGATGGTGGAAGGATGTCCACTGCCCAAGTCATATACAGAACACACATGCAAAATGAGCTTGATGATCGTCGATATAGTTCAAAAAGAGAGTCAAAACAGGATTTTGGAATATCTGAGTACTCAGTGACTGACATCCAAAGTGATTCTGATTCACAGGAGACATCTAATATGAGAGTAAGAAACCAACTTGAGAGTTCTTCGTTGTTGTTGGTGCAGGATGAGCAGAAGAGACATTCACAGCAAACGAATCAAGAAATCACTTCCGCTAGAGATCTGGACAGTGGTTCCAGCTCTCTCTATACACACATACAGCAGCCAAACAACCATACTAGTCAAGATGAGATGTATTTAGTCAAAAGTGATGCACTGGATTCTGCTGGTAGATTAGAGAGCTCTTCTGCTGTGTTTGTTGATGAGTTTGTAGACAAGCTAAGGCAGGAGACATCAAGCTATAAGATGTCTTCTGGAACTCAGACAGAAGGAACACAAAGTAAAGACAGTCAAGCAACTACGTCCATTCAGTCATGTAGGCTTGATGCTACAACAAAAGACGAGGAAGATAAATATAAACAAGAAGGTTCAAGGAGATCTTCATCTAGATATGGAACAGGAGGGCTATCTGATGAGATGTGGAATGTTAGAAGTCCAACTTCTCAGGAATATAATAGGACAGAAGAACCTGGAGAAGATGGTTCATCTGCCAGAGTTGCAGATTCTACAAACGCTGCCCCAACTCTAGAAAGGACTGTTGCTCGAAGATCCTCCAAGTCCTTGTGGGCTCACATAGCAGACATAATACGAATGGGTTGGGCTAATCGTGCTGAATCTCATACTTCAATGCAAAAATCAGGCAAGAGAAGCTCCTCTGAAGGCAGTGAGGCTTGGTTTTCTGGTCAAGATGCCAGTGATGATGAGAACAATGTGAATGGAAGAAGCAGTGCTTTAAAACAGTTATTGCCAGTTGGAGGCCCTACTGATCAAGTCCATGAGACAcattctagtatttctcaaggaaGTTTAAAAGCGCCGGATGTTATAGCCATGCAGTTGGGAAGCAGTGCGTCTTCCTCATTGGGAATCAAAGGAGATTATACATCCACCAGTGCTTCCACTGATTTGAGGCCAGAAGAGGTAACATTGACTGAGAATGAAAAGGGAACAGAAGGTCTACCTTCTAGTGCAATAGCAGTTGACCAATTACTGACTGGTGTTGCACCTTCAGTTACCATCGATGAAGGTATAGCTTACACAGGAAATCTTGCAATACCTGTATCTGGCTACATGAAATTGGAAGAAGATACCATAAGGAAGGAGCCAACTGAAGCTGACAAGACTGTAGGGATGGATGGGGAATTGAAAAATAGGAAACTTCAAAGGAATAAACAAGTATTAAGAGAAACATTTGAAGAGTGGGAAGAAGCATATAGGCTTGAAAGTGAACAGAGAAAAACAGATGAGTTTTTTATGAGGGAAGCTCTGGTGGAAGCTCAGAAAGCTGCAGACATCTGGGAGGTACCAGTTGGGGCTGTATTAGTACAGAATGGAAAGATAATTGCTCGTGGCTACAATCT AGTGGAAGAAAGAAGAGATGCAACTGCACATGCTGAAATGATTTGTATACGTGAAGCATCTAATCTTCTTCGGACCTGGCGCCTTGCT GAAACAACGCTTTATGTGACGCTTGAACCTTGTCCCATGTGTGCTGGAGCAATCCTCCAGGCTAGAATTGATACTGTAGTATGGGGAGCTCCCAACAAGCTACTAGGAGCTGATGGCAGCTGGGTGAG GCTATTTCCTGGTGATAATGGAGGAAGCAATAGCTCTGATCCATCAAACCAAAAGGCAGGTCCTGTTCACCCCTTCCACCCAGATATAAGAATAAGGCGTGGGGTCCTAACGACCGAGTGCTCAGAAGTCCTGCGACAGTTCTTCCAActcagaaggaagaagaagaagcaagacTCACCTCCACATTCATGTCTGCCGGTACCAAACCGCCCAATGAAGTTGTTTGCCAAGATGCATAACATCTTCTCCATAATGTTTCGCTTGTAG